The genome window AGAACCATCTGGTACAGAATACACTGAGTAATATGTGAGACTGTCGCAAGGTATAGTACATGTTTttcaacatgtttttttaaaggttttttCAACCTTAAATCACATTTAAAGGAAAAGGAGAAACATTATATGTAAAAACTTGAAGGACTAATATTCCAACACAAAAGCCACATCTATTCCAACAgtatttttaatctgtttattcAGTGGCAGGTCTTTCCAGATGTTCTGCTCTCACACTCATGAGGGCACATTCAACGACAGCCCCCCTCCATCAGGGCCTACCTGGATCCCTGTGGAAGCTGGGGAGGCTGAACCACATCGCCATCGCTGTCCCTGACATGGAGAAGGCCACGGCTCTGTACCGGGACGTGCTCGGGGCCACAGTGAGTGACAAGGTGCCCCTGCCCGAGCATGGCGTTTACACAGTGTTTGTGGAGCTCGGAAACACAAAGCTGGAGCTTCTCCATCCTCTGGGGGAGAAGAGCCCGATCGCTGGCTTCCTACAGAAAAACAAGTCTGGAGGGATGCACCACATTTGTATCGAGGTAAAACAGCATTGAAAGCATATCTTGTAGACAAAGTATTGTATTCTCTAATCTGAATAAGCAAAATCTAAACTTATAACAGGAACAATACCCTTTCTTCACAGCAGACATTTTGACTCTTTATACTTGGGAAAGCACAGGTGTTACATTATGTGTCGCTCTGTTCGTCATCAGTAAGTCATGACAGATTGACAGTGAGCCGGCAGACACAATACCAGAACCACTGAAACCTAAAGATATTAAATATATACTAATATAATTCTACCACCATTCATTTAATTAGTAACACAGTTTATACTGTTTGGCCTGATTTAAGTCTGAAGTTTGAGTCATAGTGTTAATAAAGTGAGTTAAAGTGATTTTGTGGAAATAGTCATGAGTTGTTATCCTACGCCACTAAGATTTGATCTTCTGCCAGAACAAAAATAATTGAAATGGTAAGTAAATGTTGAAATGTCTTCCGGGAACAAGGCCAACACCAGGCCAGATGGCACTGACACGCTGAATGGCGTGTATCCAAAAAATAATAGCAGCACATTAATGCAACAAACATCTTGTCCCATTTCATGCCAAAATGTAGTCTTTTGGCCTGGATAGAAACTGACACAATTGCATCATTTGTCCACTAGAGAGCACTGACACCGTCTAGGTATCCACTCGCTAAAAATAATTAGAAAAAAGAATCTGTTGAATATGTAAACATTTAAATTGTGGTCAGTCTTTTTAAACTATTTAACATTTAGTTAAGCTATATAAAAACAAACGTATGACACTTTTGTtgcacatttcaaacctcatCATAACCACTCAGCCATCTCTGTTAAACGTTGGACAACAATACAGCAAATACAGTGCTTTAACGATTATAAGTGTGATAGAGAAATAAATAACTGTTTCCTGATTGCAGGTAGACGATATCAAAGCTGCAATAGTGGACCTTAAAGCAAAGAACATCAGAACTCTGTCAGCAGAGCCGCGGATCGGCGCTCACGGTAAACCAGTGATGTTCCTCCACCCTAAAGACTGTGACGGTGTGCTGGTGGAGCTTGAAGAGGCGTGAACACCTCAGTCTGACGTGGGagctgtttattcacaaatatattttccacaggcaatttgacaacaaatcctgATTTTGTAATAGGAGTCTTTACAAAACACAGGTTTAATTTTTCCTATTTCATCAATGTGCCTCAAAATCTTTCCTTCAGCTCTGTTCACTTTCCTaatgtgttggggggggggaatataaacatggtgtggtgtgtggtttGATGAATGTTCAATAAATACCCATTTTATAATGATAGCTGGGTGTTGACTTGACTTAAGTTCACTATCTTACACGTAACTATGACTTTTTGAATACAACAAAGTCACAAAGTATTTTTAGGTGGATAATTGGGTATAACTTAAAATATTAAACTCAGTGAATTTAGGAGGGCAGCACTATACAATGTAACATAGGCACACAGTTTAAACAGTGCATATCAAGACTTGGGTTTCTTTATTAAAGTGGATTGTTATGTGAGATCTAAAACCATGCTTCTAGACCACCCCTAGGAGTGAAACCTGTAACAACCAGGTAGCACCAAAAGTCTgtcttaaaaataaaacaagacaTGAGTAATAAGAAAAGAGGAACTCGTGGTGTACATATTTTTCATTTACACTTCCCGttatacatttttaattttcTGGGTTGGAATTCCCCTGTTACATGCATTTTTTCTAAGCTTTGGATGCTCTAAACAAATGCTGTCACAAAGCTATTCTTTGGAATCAACCAGACAAGTGACAATTTGCTAAAACCTTGAGACACAAATGGCAGTTGATCATAATTAGCTT of Pseudochaenichthys georgianus chromosome 3, fPseGeo1.2, whole genome shotgun sequence contains these proteins:
- the mcee gene encoding methylmalonyl-CoA epimerase, mitochondrial; this encodes MASAVLKVAVAGLSRCSALTLMRAHSTTAPLHQGLPGSLWKLGRLNHIAIAVPDMEKATALYRDVLGATVSDKVPLPEHGVYTVFVELGNTKLELLHPLGEKSPIAGFLQKNKSGGMHHICIEVDDIKAAIVDLKAKNIRTLSAEPRIGAHGKPVMFLHPKDCDGVLVELEEA